The genomic window GAGCGCGGCGTGCTGCTCGCCGTGGCCAGCAAGAACGATCGCGACCTCGCGCTGCGAGCCATCGCGGAGGCGCCGGGCATGGTGCTGCGGGTCGAGGACTTCACCCACATCGTCGCCGACTGGCGCCCGAAATCCGAACAGCTCCAGGAGATCTCGGACAAGATTCGACTCGGGCTGTCCAGCTTCGTCTTCGTGGACGACAACCCAGCCGAATGCGCCCAGGTGGTCGCCGCGCACCCGGAGGTGCGCGCGCTGTGCCTGCCCGCGTCCGCCGCGAAGTTCGCCACCGAACTGGCCGCGCTGCCCTGGCTGCATCCAGGGTCGCTGTCCAGCGAGGACTTCACCAGGCAACGCTCCTACCAGGCGCTCGCCGCCGCGGAGCGGACCGCGACCGACAACCTCGACGAGTTCCTGGCCGGCCTGGAGATGGTGGCCACCATCGAGCCGATCAACAGCACCACCCTCGATCGGGCGGCGCAGTTGATCGCCAAGACCAACCAGTTCAACCTGACCACCCGCAGGCACACCCAGACCCAGGTCAGGAAGATGGCCGAAGACCCGCAGTGGTTCGCGGCCACCCTGCGCCTGCGGGACCGCTTCGCCGACCACGGCATCGTCGGCGTGCTGCTCGCCGAGGCGGTAGGCGATGCAGGCGGGGCCGTCGAAATCGACACGCTGCTGCTCAGCTGCCGGGTCATCGGCCGGAACGCGGAAGACAATCTGCTGGCCGCCGCCGCCGAATGGGCGCTGGCACAAGGCAGTTCGCGATTGGTGGGCCGGTATCTGCCGACCGCCCGCAACGCGCTGGTGCGCGACCTGTACCCCGGGCACGGCTTCGTCCTCGAAGCGGAGTCGGAACAGGGGTCGGTATTCGGATACGACCTGTCGGGCGGCGCACCCGCGCGCAGCCCGCATGTGCGAGAGGCGCAGATGCAACATGGCTACTGATGTGATGGAGCAGCTGCTCGAGCTGTTCGCCGAGGTGGTCGGCGAACCGGCCGCGCACGGCCCCGACACCGTCCGCGCGGACATGGACACCTGGGACTCACTCGCCCAGGTGCGCCTGGTCTACGCGGTGGAACGCGCCTTCGCGGTGGAACTTCCGGAGAGCACGCTCACCTCGGAACCGTCGTTGGCTGACATCGCCGCCGCCGTGGCGGCCGCACGGCAGGAGCGGGTGTCATGAATACCCGGGTCTTCCGGGTCACCGATACCGACGTGGCGACCTACGCCGCCGCGGTCGGCGATCGTAATCCGCTGCACGTGGACAACGACTTCGGTCACCGCTCCCCGTACGGCAGGCCGGTCGCGCACGGCGCGCTGGTGGTGACCCTCGCCTTGGCCGCGCTGGCCGAGACGACCGACCCGATGGCGGTGCGCGATATCCGGGCGACCTTCCGGCAGCCCACAATTCCGGGCAGGCGCTACGAGGTCGACTGGACGGTGTCGGAGAGTGAGGCCCGCGGCCGGGTGAGCTTCGGCGGTATCGAGGTGGTCGGCATCCGGTGCCGGCTCGGCTCGGTGCTGCCGTGGTGCGGTCCGGCGGCCGAGGACCAACCGCGCCGCGATACCCCGCGGGTGCTCGACTTGGCCGATCTGGCAGGCGATTCCGAGCGGGCGCCCGGACCGGAGCGCGGCTCCTTCTCGGTGGACTATCCGCTGATCGCGGGCCTGGTGTCGCGTGTTATCGGCGGCCGCGTTCCCGAACATGTTGCCGCTGTGCTCGGTTGGGCCAGCTACTGGACCGGGATGTGCACGCCCGGCCGGGACGCCCTGCTCGTCGCCTGCACCGTCGTCTTGCACGGGTCCGGTTCCGGCGCGGTCGAATTCGAGACCACCGCGCCCGAAGTGGACCGGCGCTCCGGCCTCGTCACGCTGCGGGCGGGTATGCGCTGCGGCGCGAGTGCCGATGTCACCGTGCAGAGTTTGATCAGGGAGTCGGTGCCGGGCCCGGATCCCGCGGAACTAGCCGCGGTCTTGCCGCCGTCGGAGGCGCTGGCCGGACGCACCATCCTCGTCGTCGGCGGCAGCCGTGGCCT from Nocardia iowensis includes these protein-coding regions:
- a CDS encoding HAD-IIIC family phosphatase, with product MATDVAVELSPADGYVAWTQRAKALAREPGTSGIGVRMALLATYTTDFLAELLPLAGARAGLTPELLEFPFGQVEQVLLAPQTPFREGDYVVLAGTHHDVTGTVDETVNRWVGLWDAAARSGVRVVQLGFAPPAVDAYGPAAWRAPQSLSYRVREINARLAEHAAGRVLFVDVEQLAAQVGLRQWEDPRSWYRVRQPYAADSLPWLAAAIADTVAADRGRSARCVVVDLDGTLWGGILGDDGIDGIRVGTGPDGEPFADFQRYLRALTERGVLLAVASKNDRDLALRAIAEAPGMVLRVEDFTHIVADWRPKSEQLQEISDKIRLGLSSFVFVDDNPAECAQVVAAHPEVRALCLPASAAKFATELAALPWLHPGSLSSEDFTRQRSYQALAAAERTATDNLDEFLAGLEMVATIEPINSTTLDRAAQLIAKTNQFNLTTRRHTQTQVRKMAEDPQWFAATLRLRDRFADHGIVGVLLAEAVGDAGGAVEIDTLLLSCRVIGRNAEDNLLAAAAEWALAQGSSRLVGRYLPTARNALVRDLYPGHGFVLEAESEQGSVFGYDLSGGAPARSPHVREAQMQHGY
- a CDS encoding acyl carrier protein; translated protein: MATDVMEQLLELFAEVVGEPAAHGPDTVRADMDTWDSLAQVRLVYAVERAFAVELPESTLTSEPSLADIAAAVAAARQERVS
- a CDS encoding SDR family NAD(P)-dependent oxidoreductase gives rise to the protein MNTRVFRVTDTDVATYAAAVGDRNPLHVDNDFGHRSPYGRPVAHGALVVTLALAALAETTDPMAVRDIRATFRQPTIPGRRYEVDWTVSESEARGRVSFGGIEVVGIRCRLGSVLPWCGPAAEDQPRRDTPRVLDLADLAGDSERAPGPERGSFSVDYPLIAGLVSRVIGGRVPEHVAAVLGWASYWTGMCTPGRDALLVACTVVLHGSGSGAVEFETTAPEVDRRSGLVTLRAGMRCGASADVTVQSLIRESVPGPDPAELAAVLPPSEALAGRTILVVGGSRGLGAAVSLGLASQGARVLVSCTRAPEVLAAASHAYRDRLWPVLADASDGWALGAALPDGPLDGVVLLAAPAIPTLPLAPDAVETAAQFMAASTRLVFAPLSVCVPRLRKGATVVMISSEAVLAPPRWWPHYAAAKAAVEGLAEYVARHHPWNVVVVRPPRLWTDLTNTPGGRAVSNPIAPVAADIVNAFSAEDVVAGEVSVLGAAGWGAPWPILSEEVRDAGDLRSEQVLR